The Candidatus Saccharimonadales bacterium genome contains a region encoding:
- the tpiA gene encoding triose-phosphate isomerase, producing the protein MAVESKLIVGNWKMNLTTHEASLYLHKLSGLIATHRDVDVVLAPTLLAVQSLSLQIDRRQFKLAVQNLYWRDHGAYTGEVSASQLKGVADYAIIGHSERRHIFGETDKDVRNKVQAAIRNHIKPILCIGETATERADGETNDVIHDQLLGGLANVTSEDLEQITVAYEPVWAIGTGVSALPDDVIKAVKAIRSQIKHLYGPTPADNIRVLYGGSVTASSAADYLAIDGVNGLLVGGASLDARAFSEIVSQAHNGSAVAKK; encoded by the coding sequence ATGGCTGTAGAATCGAAACTCATTGTCGGAAACTGGAAAATGAACCTCACAACTCATGAGGCGAGTTTATATCTGCATAAATTATCGGGGCTTATTGCCACTCATCGCGATGTCGATGTCGTGCTCGCGCCGACACTTTTAGCGGTTCAATCGCTCAGCCTTCAGATTGATCGCCGCCAGTTTAAACTGGCTGTCCAAAACCTTTATTGGCGTGATCATGGTGCATACACTGGTGAAGTTTCGGCTTCACAATTAAAAGGAGTAGCCGACTACGCGATTATCGGACACTCTGAACGCCGTCATATTTTCGGTGAAACGGATAAAGATGTCCGCAACAAAGTACAGGCTGCGATTCGTAACCATATCAAACCGATCTTGTGTATCGGCGAGACCGCAACCGAACGGGCTGACGGTGAAACGAACGATGTCATTCACGATCAATTGCTGGGCGGTCTTGCGAACGTAACAAGTGAAGATCTTGAGCAGATTACAGTGGCATACGAACCCGTTTGGGCAATCGGAACGGGCGTTAGCGCACTTCCTGATGATGTTATTAAGGCCGTTAAGGCCATTCGTAGCCAAATAAAACACCTTTACGGACCAACACCGGCAGATAATATACGAGTGTTATATGGTGGGAGCGTAACGGCAAGCAGTGCCGCTGATTATTTGGCAATTGATGGGGTTAATGGATTATTAGTCGGAGGCGCGAGTCTAGACGCTCGTGCATTCAGTGAAATTGTTAGTCAGGCACATAATGGTTCAGCAGTAGCTAAAAAATAG